TACGGGCGGCAACCGCCGCTTCCAGCTCAGCGGGATCCTTGATGGTTTGCGCTTGCGCCTGTCGGAACCCGCGCAGTTCCTCGTTCACCTGCGCGGAAAGCAAACGGTCCGAATACCCGGTTGCTCCCAGTGACACGACCAGCAGCACCAGCACCGCGACCAGCACTCCAAAGAGCGTGAGAGCGCGCATTCCCAGGGTCTTCGCAACGTTCACGTCACGTCCGGTCGAGCGCTCCTCTCCCCGAAGGGAGAGGCGCCAGGGGAACGGCCATCCGGCCGCCCAGCATCCAACATGTACCCGTCAGGCCGATCATCTGCACGCGAACTCCGGTCACTGGACCCTGGCCCCTGAACTCTGGACTCTGGACAGTTAACCTCGCCCTACACCCCGATCTCCAGATCGACCCGTTGCATGGCCACCTTGGCCAGGTCGCTGCTCGAAGCCAACACCACCAGTTCGTACAATCCCGGGAAGAGCATGGCGCTCACCGCGGGATCGATTTGGATCATGAAGCTTCCATCGCTCCCGTCGGCCGCGCCGTTTTCCAGCACGTCGCCGGTGGCTGAGTCGATAAAGGTGTATTGCACCCCGAGCTCGCCCGGTCCTTCGACCGTCACCGGAACGGCAATGTCCCCGCCCAGTTCGATCGCGCCGGGAACCTCCACGCTCACCGTCAGGCTTGGGGCTTCCCCAAAACGGAAATTCTCGACCGTAAACGGATATCCCTCCGGCCGGAAGGCATCGAGTTGCGCGAACTGGGCTGGCGGATCGTAGCGGGTGAGTTGATAGGGACCATTTGCAATCACAAGGAGGTTCGTCTCATCGAACCACGCTTCCGCAGCCTCGTAGCGGGCCTTCGCTTCGTCCTCGGTCACGATCGTGGCGCCACCGATCTCGAAGACGCCTTCGGGAATCGTCCCCTTGCGCCCGAACTCTTTCACCGAGCGCAGCACCAGCCGCGCGTCCGATTCGGTCACCAGGCTGATCCATGGCACGCTGAAGCGAGCCGCGGTCGTATCCGAATACGCGCCGGTTCGCTTCTCGAAGACCACATCGTCCATTGCCGCCAGGAGTTCCCACGGTGTGGAAACGCCAGTCGGTGAGGCATAGGAGGCGATATAGCCCTCCTCGAAGTGCCAGTAGTCCACGAAGACATCGACCGTCGACTCGCCAAAGAGATATCCCTTGAAGGTCTCCAACAACGGGCGCGCTGTGATGCCGATTGCCGTTTCGATCTGGATCTTGTCCTCGTCGTAGGCAATCTCGTACCCCTGAGCGATCGGATAGATCACATCCGCCATCGTAATTGGCTGTCCGTGCTGCCAGGTGGCGCCGAGGAACTTCGCATAGTCGAAGCTCACCTTGCTCTTGGCGGTCGTTCCACTCGCGACCGGCGCCCACACATTGTTGGCCGAATCCCAGACCACGGCTTCCGCCGGCACGTCCAGCGTTCCGTCCGGTCCGGCGGTCTCGACCGTGAAGTCCGCCCGGAATGCTTGCGGCAACCCGGTGAACGGATGATTGATCACTGGCGGATCGATCAGGTTCTTGTAGATATCAGAGCTGTAGGCGTCGCCGAACCCGCCGACCGGGTTCCAGGTGGTTCGCTCGGTCCACACCCAGAGATTGCCTACCTTGATATCGGTCCGTCCCGGAATGTCCGCCCCGCGCAAGGCGAAGAGATTGCGCGGTCCGCTGACGATATCGACCGTCAGGTTCTCGACCTCGGTACTCACCGGGAAACTCTGCAATGCCGTTACCATCCAGACCCGCACCGACTCGTCGAGCGCCAGCTGCACCATCTGCTGATAGAGCGCATCGCGGTCCGCCTGGCTGGCGAACTCACCGCGGTAAAGCTGCTTCCCGAGCGTATCGAGCTGCTCGTTCTCGTACTGCCAGTAGCCCACTTCCTGCCAGCCAGGCATGTTGCCCAGCCACGGAGCGGCAAACTGGTTGATCCCCGCGTCGTCGTATCGCACCGGCGCGCCGCGGCTCCATCCTTCGGTGTAGATGTGCCATTGGAAGGTCGCCGGATCGCTGGCATAGACAGCCAACGTGGCTGGTCCGAACTGCTGGTAGACCGGCGCCACCTGGAACCCGACCTGCTCCAGCGCGGAACGTGTCAGATCGCCGATATCTCGTCGCTCGTCTTCCACCCGGGTGACGATCTTGATCTGGATTGGGTTGCCGTCGTAGGTCCAGAGATCCCCGTCCTTGGTCGCGCCCGCTGCCGTCATTGCAGCGTCGATCTGCTGCGTGGCCAGTTCGGCGTCGTAACGGATGTTCGCCTGACTCACCACTGGGAAGATCGTGAGCTGGTCGTAATCGGTCGGGCTGATGTTGGTCAGCATCGGCAACGCCCGGCCCTGATAGATATCGTTGGCAATGAAATCTCGATCGATCAGGTACTGCATTGCCTGCCGTACCTCCTTGATCGAAAACGGATTCAGCGCACCCTCCGGCGCTGGCGCGGGATTGAGGATGAGCGATACGGTCGAAGCCGGCGCATCGATCAATCGAACGCTCTCGTCACCTTCGAGACTCTGCGCGCCGGCCGTCTTCAACCCAAAGATGTAGAGATCGATGTCGCCGTTCTGGATGTTCAGCGGCGCCTGATCGACGTTATACGCTCCAAAGGTGATGGTATCCGCTGCCGCTCCGACACCGCCGGCCGCTGGGCTCGCGTCCTGCGCCGCAGCCAGCATCGGATCGCGCAACAGCGCCCCAATTGCCGGTGCGGACAGCCCAAGCGCCACCGCCTGGCCGATGAACGCCCGCCGGCTCAATTCTCCCCTGGACAAGCGCGACAACAATTCGGAAAGCTGGCTTGCTCGATTCATTTCTGAACTCTCCTGAATCGCGATATCGATGTTGTGTGTCGCAGCGCCGCCACGCATCAAGTCGTCGTGGTCTGTAGGAGCGCCATGCCGATGCGAAGGGCAACC
Above is a window of Thermomicrobiales bacterium DNA encoding:
- a CDS encoding ABC transporter substrate-binding protein, giving the protein MNRASQLSELLSRLSRGELSRRAFIGQAVALGLSAPAIGALLRDPMLAAAQDASPAAGGVGAAADTITFGAYNVDQAPLNIQNGDIDLYIFGLKTAGAQSLEGDESVRLIDAPASTVSLILNPAPAPEGALNPFSIKEVRQAMQYLIDRDFIANDIYQGRALPMLTNISPTDYDQLTIFPVVSQANIRYDAELATQQIDAAMTAAGATKDGDLWTYDGNPIQIKIVTRVEDERRDIGDLTRSALEQVGFQVAPVYQQFGPATLAVYASDPATFQWHIYTEGWSRGAPVRYDDAGINQFAAPWLGNMPGWQEVGYWQYENEQLDTLGKQLYRGEFASQADRDALYQQMVQLALDESVRVWMVTALQSFPVSTEVENLTVDIVSGPRNLFALRGADIPGRTDIKVGNLWVWTERTTWNPVGGFGDAYSSDIYKNLIDPPVINHPFTGLPQAFRADFTVETAGPDGTLDVPAEAVVWDSANNVWAPVASGTTAKSKVSFDYAKFLGATWQHGQPITMADVIYPIAQGYEIAYDEDKIQIETAIGITARPLLETFKGYLFGESTVDVFVDYWHFEEGYIASYASPTGVSTPWELLAAMDDVVFEKRTGAYSDTTAARFSVPWISLVTESDARLVLRSVKEFGRKGTIPEGVFEIGGATIVTEDEAKARYEAAEAWFDETNLLVIANGPYQLTRYDPPAQFAQLDAFRPEGYPFTVENFRFGEAPSLTVSVEVPGAIELGGDIAVPVTVEGPGELGVQYTFIDSATGDVLENGAADGSDGSFMIQIDPAVSAMLFPGLYELVVLASSSDLAKVAMQRVDLEIGV